The Streptomyces tendae DNA segment TCCAGACCGTGTGGGGCGTCGGCTACCGCTTCGACCCCGCGACCGGGGAGGCGTGACGATGCGGGACACCCTGCTCATCGCCCTGTTCGCGTTCCTCGGCGCCACCTCGGCCGGCGTGCTCGGCGCGGGCGTGCTGCTGCTGATCCGGCGCCGGTCGCTGACGGCGCACCTCGCGGTCGTCGCCGCGGTCGCGGTCGCCGCGATGCTCGCCGGCACGCTGGCCGTCGCGCGGGCGATGTTCCTCTCGTCGCACGACCTCAGCGTGGTGACCACGGTCGTCGCCATGGCCGCCGTGGTCTCCCTGGTCACCGCGCTGCTGCTGGGGCGGTGGGTCGTCGCCCGCAGCCGGGAACTCGCGCTCGCCGCCCGGTCCTTCGGGGACGGCGGAGAGTTCGCCGCGCCGGACGGGCCGGCCACCGCCGAACTCGCGGCGCTGAGCCGGGAGCTGGAGGCCACCAGCGTGCGGCTCGCCCAGTCACGGGACCGGGAGCGGGCGCTCGAGTCCTCCCGGCGCGAACTCGTCGCCTGGATCTCCCACGACCTGCGCACCCCGCTCGCCGGGCTGCGCGCCATGGCCGAGGCGCTGGAGGACGGCGTCGCCGCGGAACCCGACCGCTACCTGCGGCAGATCCGCACCGAGGTGGAGCGCCTCAACGACATGGTCGGCGACCTGTTCGAGCTGTCCCGCATCCACGCGGGGACGCTGAAGCTGTCCCCCGCCCGGATCAGCCTCTACGACCTGGTCGGCGACGCCCTCGCCGGCGCGGATCCGCTCGCCCGCGAGCACGGCGTACGGCTGGTGGGCCACGGGGTCGAACCGGTGCCGGTGGAGGTGGACGGGCGGGAGATGAGCCGGGTGCTGGGCAATCTCCTGGTCAACGCGATTCGCCGGACTCCGGCGGACGGCACGGTGGCGGTGGCCGCGCGGCGGTCGTCCGAGGGGGCGGTGGTGGTGTCCGTGACGGACGGGTGCGGGGGCATTCCGGAGGAGGACCTGCCGCGGGTGTTCGACACGGGGTGGCGGGGGACGCATGCGCGGACGCCTCCGGCGGGGGCGGGACTCGGGCTTGCGATCGTGCGGGGGATTGTCGAGGCGCACCGGGGTACGGCGTCCGTCCGTAATGTCAGGGGAGGGTGCCGGTTCGAGGTGACGTTGCCCGCGGAGGTCTGAGGCGGGTGCGCAGTTCCCCGCGCCCCTGGAGGGCGTGTGCCCGTTGGGCTTGTTCGCCCGCGAGCGGGTGGGGCTGGCTTGGCGCGCAGTTCCCCGCGCCCCTTCGGGGGCGCCTTGGAGTCAGGTTTCTTGCAAGGGGGCCTGGGCGAACTCCCTCATGCCGTGCTCGAAGGTGATGTGCGGGGTCCAGCCGAGGTCGGTGCGTAGGCGGGTGGAGTCCGCGGTGATGTGGCGGACGTCGCCGAGGCGGTACTCACCGGTGACGACGGGCTCCGGGCCGCCGCAGGCGTCGGCCAGGGCGCGGGCCATCTCGCCCACCGTGTGGGGCGTACCGCTGCCCGTGTTGTACGCCGTGAGGGCCCCGGCGGCCGCGTCCGCCTCCAGCGCCGTCACGTTGGCCGAGGCGACGTCCCGGACGTGGACGAAGTCCCGGCGCTGGCCGCCGTCCTCGAAGACCCGCGGGGCCTCGCCGCGGGCCAGGGCCGAGCGGAAGAAGGACGCGACCCCGGCGTACGGGGTGTCCCGGGGCATCCCCGGGCCGTACACGTTGTGGTAGCGCAGCGACACCGCCGAGCCGCCCGTCGCGCGGGCCCACGCGGCGGCCAGGTGCTCCTGCGCCAGCTTGGTGGTGGCGTACACGTTGCGCGGGTCTACCGGGGCGTCCTCGCCGACCAGGCCCGGCTCCAGGGCGGCACCGCACACCGGGCACCGGGGCTCGAACCGTCCGGCCGCCAGGTCCTCCTCGGCACGCGGCCCCGGCCGCACCACGCCGTGCCCGGCACAGACGTAACGGCCCTCGCCGTACACCACCATCGAGCCGGCCAGCACCAGCCGCCGTACGCCCGCGTCGGCCGTCGCGGCCAGCAGGACGGCCGTCCCCAGGTCGTTGCGGGAGACGTACTCCGGCGCGTCGCCGAAGCCCGTGCCGAGGCCGACCATCGCCGCCTGGTGGCAGACGGCGTCCACCCCGTCGAGCGCCGCGCGCACCGCGCCCGGTGAGCGGACGTCCGCCCCCGGATCGGTACGGACGTCGAACACCACGGGTTCGTGCCCGCGCTCCCGCAGCGCCGTCACGACGGTGGACCCGATGAACCCGGCACCGCCGGTGACCAGTACACGCATGCCCTCACGCTAAGCCCGCGCCCGACCCCGAACCGGCTCCACGCCCGGCACGTCACGGGTCCGTAAGACCCGTGGGCCGCCGGCCGGGTGGGCGCCCGGGACCTCAGCACACCCCTCGCAGCGGCAGCCGTACGGTGAAGACCGTCGCCCCCGGCCCGGCGGTCAGCGTGATGTCGCCGCCGTGGGCGCGGACCAGGGAGCGGGCGACCGACAGACCCAGGCCGCTGCCGCCACGGTCCCGGCTGCGGGCCTTGTCGACGCGGTGGAAGCGGTCGAAGACCCGCTCCCGGTCCTCCGCCGGGATGCCGGGGCCCGCGTCGGTGACCCGTACCAGGGCCGTGTCACCGGAGACCGAGACCTCCACGGACACCGGGGTGCCGGCCGGGGTGTGCACGGCCGCGTTGGCCAGCAGGTTGTCCAGCACCTGCCGCACCCGCTGCGGATCGAGCCGCAGCACCGGCGGGCCGGGGGCCCGGGCCGTGACCGTGAGCGGATGCGTCGGGCGCGCCGCCCGGAACGCGTCCGCGGCCTGCTGCACCAGCTCCGTCAGATCCGTGTCGGCCGTACGCAGCGGCGCCTCCGCCTCCGCCGCGTCCAGCCGGGCGAGCAGCAGCAGGTCGTCCAGCAGGACACCCATCCGCGCGGCCTCGGCCCGCAGCCGGGCCAGGTGCCGCTCCCGTTCGGCTGGCTCGTTCGCGGCGGCGTACTGGAACAGGTCCGCGTAGCCGCGCACCGACATCAGCGGGGTGCGCAGTTCGTGCGAGGCGTCCGCGACGAAGCGGCGCAGCCGCTGCTCGGCCTCCGCGCGGACCGCGAGCGAGTCGTCGATGTGCTCCAGCATCGTGTTGAACGCCGTGCGCAGTTCCGCCACCTCACGCCCGCCGTCGCGTCCGTCCGCGCGCAGCGGCAGCCGGGCCGCCGACTCGGTCAGGTCGTGCGAGGCGATGCCGTGCGCGGTGTGCGCCATGTCGCTCAGCGGTTTCAGCCCGCGCCGCAGCATCCGCCGTCCGAACACCACCAGCGCCGCCAGCGCGAGCGCGAACACCACGACCTGCACGGTGACCAGCCGTTCGACGGTCTTCTCGACGTCCTCCACGGGAGCGGCGCTCACCAGCACCACTCCCGGCTCCACCTCGCAGCCACGCAGCCGGTACGTGCCCTCCCCGTCGATCCGCGCGGTGCGCATCAGTTCCGTGTCGGAGTGCGCCATGGCCCGCGCGAGGTCGGCGAGCGGCCCGGTGTCCGCGGGTACGTCGGCGGGCCGGCGCAGACGGACCGCGTCGCCGGTGACGTCGTACACCGCCGTGTACCAGCCGTAGTACGGCTTGCGCCGCACCGTGCCGTGCGCCGCCGCGTCCTTGGCCTGCACGGTCTGGATCAGCTTCAGCTGGTCGCCGAGCTGCCGCTCGAGGTAGTCCCGCATGTAGGCGGTGAGCGCCGTGCCGACGACCGCGAACACCGCGAGGGACAGCACCCCGAGGCCCAGCGCCAGCCGGGTGCC contains these protein-coding regions:
- a CDS encoding sensor histidine kinase, with amino-acid sequence MRDTLLIALFAFLGATSAGVLGAGVLLLIRRRSLTAHLAVVAAVAVAAMLAGTLAVARAMFLSSHDLSVVTTVVAMAAVVSLVTALLLGRWVVARSRELALAARSFGDGGEFAAPDGPATAELAALSRELEATSVRLAQSRDRERALESSRRELVAWISHDLRTPLAGLRAMAEALEDGVAAEPDRYLRQIRTEVERLNDMVGDLFELSRIHAGTLKLSPARISLYDLVGDALAGADPLAREHGVRLVGHGVEPVPVEVDGREMSRVLGNLLVNAIRRTPADGTVAVAARRSSEGAVVVSVTDGCGGIPEEDLPRVFDTGWRGTHARTPPAGAGLGLAIVRGIVEAHRGTASVRNVRGGCRFEVTLPAEV
- a CDS encoding NAD-dependent epimerase/dehydratase family protein → MRVLVTGGAGFIGSTVVTALRERGHEPVVFDVRTDPGADVRSPGAVRAALDGVDAVCHQAAMVGLGTGFGDAPEYVSRNDLGTAVLLAATADAGVRRLVLAGSMVVYGEGRYVCAGHGVVRPGPRAEEDLAAGRFEPRCPVCGAALEPGLVGEDAPVDPRNVYATTKLAQEHLAAAWARATGGSAVSLRYHNVYGPGMPRDTPYAGVASFFRSALARGEAPRVFEDGGQRRDFVHVRDVASANVTALEADAAAGALTAYNTGSGTPHTVGEMARALADACGGPEPVVTGEYRLGDVRHITADSTRLRTDLGWTPHITFEHGMREFAQAPLQET
- a CDS encoding sensor histidine kinase encodes the protein MRLGTRLALGLGVLSLAVFAVVGTALTAYMRDYLERQLGDQLKLIQTVQAKDAAAHGTVRRKPYYGWYTAVYDVTGDAVRLRRPADVPADTGPLADLARAMAHSDTELMRTARIDGEGTYRLRGCEVEPGVVLVSAAPVEDVEKTVERLVTVQVVVFALALAALVVFGRRMLRRGLKPLSDMAHTAHGIASHDLTESAARLPLRADGRDGGREVAELRTAFNTMLEHIDDSLAVRAEAEQRLRRFVADASHELRTPLMSVRGYADLFQYAAANEPAERERHLARLRAEAARMGVLLDDLLLLARLDAAEAEAPLRTADTDLTELVQQAADAFRAARPTHPLTVTARAPGPPVLRLDPQRVRQVLDNLLANAAVHTPAGTPVSVEVSVSGDTALVRVTDAGPGIPAEDRERVFDRFHRVDKARSRDRGGSGLGLSVARSLVRAHGGDITLTAGPGATVFTVRLPLRGVC